A stretch of the Ischnura elegans chromosome 13 unlocalized genomic scaffold, ioIscEleg1.1 SUPER_13_unloc_3, whole genome shotgun sequence genome encodes the following:
- the LOC124172919 gene encoding uncharacterized protein LOC124172919 — protein MAGRVTLEELDIEEQLFHALLETSVEKSEDLLSRVTNVDFNNASGRTPLHVAVRIGKADWAERFLRLAASLSIEDKSGRTALQSAKEMCTKYPDSSDRMVILRMIQVADDREKLMDARAEDGNVVSLSSLLNEMSCAMDSSLRSIVTRLDEVSSKIGCKAAGGGSSDSFLLVSLLSRMSQDMSAFRRSVSAQLDVISSKAGLMQPGVDRKGLQVDAGMVEGVFSSPDAGRELIGFREGYGEKVASSLCRLSEDFSSFRASGSAQLGEILQKVDVLSDLVAELSMGVEVVTEQDQNSTVDPSSPQESMRMTNSVSADVLPGVTDTCAALNHRKTETKTTYASAVESTRQNSPVGDVKKPSVAETVGGDFRVEVLAEEMMKRTTLFGDNPEKVSNARQCYKKLLKLSNDTTSILLYMLFRTDAKVFIDCNRSHVGEMVFGLKNLDGIEDDCRKYSLIVDFDNQYVYLGGRLLGRTGGRTFLRNLTVCFAEMTMFHLFKNGGRPYAVGDVEHEKRFKVIVKEVESYRKKENLDEYINSAMTWKTSRARETLMIVAVPSMIAKYGPVEAKFRLRRQLPSLLNYYMQHVHGNLLC, from the exons ATGGCTGGCCGCGTAACCTTGGAAGAACTGGACATAGAGGAACAGCTGTTCCACGCGTTGCTGGAAACTTCCGTCGAGAAAAGCGAAGACTTGTTGTCAAGGGTGACCAACGTCGACTTCAACAATGCCAGCGGTCGAACGCCCCTCCACGTCGCCGTGAGGATCGGGAAAGCCGATTGGGCCGAGAGGTTTCTCCGACTCGCAGCTAGCCTTTCGATCGAAGACAAGTCGGGACGGACGGCACTTCAGTCGGCTAAGGAAATGTGCACCAAGTACCCCGACAGTTCGGATCGCATGGTTATCCTACGCATGATTCAAGTGGCGGACGACCGCGAGAAGCTGATGGATGCTCGGGCCGAAGACGGAAATGTCGTCTCGCTTTCTTCGCTCCTGAACGAAATGTCGTGCGCGATGGATTCGTCGCTGCGATCCATTGTGACCCGACTCGATGAAGTTTCGTCGAAGATTGGATGTAAGGCGGCTGGTGGGGGGTCCAGCGACAGTTTCCTGCTGGTTTCGTTGCTTTCGAGAATGTCTCAGGATATGTCCGCGTTCCGGAGGTCTGTTTCCGCGCAGTTGGACGTGATTTCCAGTAAGGCTGGTTTGATGCAACCCGGCGTCGACAGGAAAGGGCTACAGGTTGATGCTGGAATGGTGGAGGGTGTGTTTTCTTCGCCGGATGCAGGCAGAGAGTTAATCG GTTTCAGGGAGGGATATGGTGAGAAGGTAGCCTCATCACTCTGCAGACTGTCTGAAGACTTTTCTTCGTTTCGAGCCTCGGGCAGTGCACAACTCGGAGAAATCCTGCAAAAAGTCGACGTTCTCTCAGATCTCGTGGCGGAGTTATCGATGGGAGTGGAAGTGGTTACGGAGCAAGACCAGAATTCAACTGTAGACCCGTCGTCTCCACAAGAATCCATGCGAATGACAAATTCTGTGTCGGCGGATGTCCTTCCGGGGGTTACTGATACGTGCGCCGCGTTGAATCATCGGAAAACGGAAACGAAGACGACATATGCATCCGCGGTTGAGTCCACGAGGCAGAACTCACCAGTCGGCGACGTGAAAAAGCCAAGCGTTGCGGAAACGGTCGGTGGAGATTTTCGAGTTGAGGTTTTGGCCGAAGAAATGATGAAGAGGACAACATTGTTCGGGGATAACCCCGAGAAAGTTTCGAATGCTAGACAGTGCTACAAAAAACTCCTGAAACTGAGCAACGACACGACGTCTATATTGTTGTACATGTTGTTCCGTACGGACGCGAAAGTTTTCATAGACTGTAACCGTTCTCACGTGGGGGAGATGGTGTTCGGGTTGAAAAACCTAGACGGCATCGAAGACGACTGTCGGAAATATTCCCTCATCGTCGATTTCGACAATCAGTACGTATACCTCGGTGGTCGCCTCCTGGGACGTACCGGGGGCAGGACTTTTTTGAGGAATCTGACAGTTTGCTTTGCGGAGATGACAATGTTCCACTTGTTCAAGAACGGAGGCAGGCCGTACGCAGTTGGCGATGTGGAACACGAGAAGAGGTTCAAAGTGATTGTGAAAGAGGTGGAGAGTTATCGAAAGAAGGAGAATCTGGATGAGTATATCAACAGCGCCATGACTTGGAAAACGTCTAGGGCGCGGGAGACTTTAATGATCGTCGCAGTGCCATCCATGATAGCCAAGTATGGTCCGGTGGAAGCTAAATTTAGATTACGGCGACAATTACCTTCGCTCCTGAATTACTACATGCAACATGTTCACGGAAACCTGCTGTGctga